A single region of the Streptomyces virginiae genome encodes:
- a CDS encoding RelA/SpoT family protein, whose amino-acid sequence MPDEVQPISAAQPDPQAEQATAAPATPPPAPPVKPAPTKSAGSSNRVRARLARLGVQRSNPYNPVLEPLLRIVRSNDPKIETSTLRQLEQAYQVAERWHRGQKRKSGDPYITHPLAVTTILAELGMDPATLMAGLLHDTVEDTEYGLEDLRRDFGDAVALLVDGVTKLDRVKFGEAAQAETVRKMVVAMAKDPRVLVIKLADRLHNMRTMRYLKREKQEKKARETLEIYAPLAHRLGMNTIKWELEDLSFAILYPKMYDEIVRLVAERAPKRDEYLAVVTDEVQVDLRAARIKATVTGRPKHYYSVYQKMIVRGRDFAEIYDLVGIRVLVDTVRDCYAALGTVHARWNPVPGRFKDYIAMPKFNMYQSLHTTVIGPSGKPVELQIRTFDMHRRAEYGIAAHWKYKQQTVAGTSKVRTDVPQAAKGSAGQDTVNDMAWLRQLLDWQKETEDPGEFLDSLRFDLSRNEVFVFTPKGDVIALPAGATPVDFAYAVHTEVGHRTIGARVNGRLVPLESTLDNGDLVEVFTSKAEGAGPSRDWLGFVKSPRARNKIRAWFSKERRDEAIEHGKDAIARAMRKQNLPIQRILTGDSLVTLAHEMRYPDISSLYAAIGEGHVAAQGVVQKLVAALGGEEAANEDIEESIPPARGRKRRSNADPGVVVKGVDDVWVKLARCCTPVPGDPIVGFVTRGSGVSVHRADCVNVDSLSQEPERMLEVEWAPTQSSVFLVAIQVEALDRSRLLSDVTRVLSDQHVNILSAAVQTSRDRVATSRFTFEMGDPKHLGHVLKAVRGVEGVYDVYRVTSARRP is encoded by the coding sequence TTGCCAGACGAGGTCCAGCCAATCTCCGCCGCGCAGCCCGACCCGCAGGCCGAGCAGGCCACGGCGGCCCCCGCCACGCCCCCGCCGGCGCCGCCGGTCAAGCCCGCGCCGACGAAGTCCGCCGGGTCCTCGAACCGCGTGCGCGCCCGTCTCGCCCGGCTCGGCGTACAGCGCTCGAACCCGTACAACCCGGTTCTGGAGCCGCTGCTCCGTATAGTCCGCAGCAACGACCCGAAGATCGAGACGTCGACGCTGCGCCAGCTGGAGCAGGCCTACCAGGTGGCCGAGCGCTGGCACCGCGGCCAGAAGCGCAAGAGCGGCGACCCGTACATCACCCACCCGCTCGCGGTGACCACCATCCTCGCCGAGCTCGGCATGGACCCGGCCACCCTCATGGCCGGTCTGCTGCACGACACGGTCGAGGACACCGAGTACGGCCTCGAAGACCTGCGCCGCGACTTCGGCGACGCCGTGGCCCTGCTCGTCGACGGCGTCACCAAGCTGGACCGGGTGAAGTTCGGCGAGGCCGCGCAGGCGGAGACCGTCCGCAAGATGGTCGTGGCGATGGCCAAGGACCCGCGCGTCCTGGTCATCAAGCTCGCCGACCGGCTGCACAACATGCGCACCATGCGCTACCTCAAGCGGGAGAAGCAGGAGAAGAAGGCCCGCGAGACCCTTGAGATCTATGCCCCGCTGGCGCACCGGCTGGGCATGAACACGATCAAGTGGGAGCTCGAAGACCTCTCCTTCGCGATCCTCTACCCGAAGATGTACGACGAGATCGTGCGCCTGGTCGCCGAGCGCGCGCCCAAGCGCGACGAGTACCTCGCCGTCGTCACCGACGAGGTGCAGGTCGACCTCAGAGCCGCCCGCATCAAGGCCACCGTCACGGGCCGCCCGAAGCACTACTACAGCGTCTACCAGAAGATGATCGTCCGCGGCCGTGACTTCGCGGAGATCTACGACCTGGTGGGCATTCGCGTCCTCGTCGACACCGTCCGGGACTGCTACGCGGCCCTGGGCACCGTGCACGCGCGATGGAACCCGGTCCCCGGCCGGTTCAAGGACTACATCGCGATGCCCAAGTTCAACATGTACCAGTCGCTCCACACGACGGTCATCGGGCCCAGCGGCAAGCCCGTCGAACTGCAGATTCGCACCTTCGACATGCACCGCCGCGCCGAGTACGGCATCGCCGCGCACTGGAAGTACAAGCAGCAGACCGTCGCCGGCACCTCCAAGGTCCGCACCGACGTCCCGCAGGCCGCCAAGGGCAGCGCCGGCCAGGACACGGTCAACGACATGGCCTGGCTGCGCCAGCTGCTGGACTGGCAGAAGGAGACCGAGGACCCGGGCGAGTTCCTCGACTCGCTGCGCTTCGACCTCTCCCGCAACGAGGTCTTCGTCTTCACCCCCAAGGGCGACGTCATCGCGCTGCCCGCCGGAGCCACCCCCGTGGACTTCGCGTACGCCGTTCACACCGAGGTCGGCCACCGGACGATAGGGGCCAGGGTCAACGGCCGGCTCGTCCCGCTGGAGTCCACGCTCGACAACGGCGACCTGGTCGAGGTCTTCACCTCCAAGGCCGAGGGCGCGGGCCCGTCCCGCGACTGGCTCGGCTTCGTCAAATCCCCGCGGGCCCGCAACAAGATCCGCGCCTGGTTCTCCAAGGAGCGCCGCGACGAGGCCATCGAGCACGGCAAGGACGCCATCGCGCGGGCCATGCGCAAGCAGAACCTGCCCATCCAGCGCATCCTGACCGGCGACTCGCTCGTCACCCTCGCGCACGAGATGCGCTACCCCGACATCTCCTCCCTCTACGCGGCGATCGGCGAGGGCCACGTGGCCGCGCAGGGCGTCGTGCAGAAGCTGGTGGCGGCCCTCGGCGGCGAGGAAGCGGCCAACGAGGACATCGAGGAATCGATCCCGCCGGCGCGCGGCCGCAAGCGGCGCAGCAACGCCGACCCGGGTGTCGTCGTCAAGGGCGTCGACGACGTGTGGGTCAAGCTGGCCCGCTGCTGCACCCCGGTGCCGGGCGACCCGATCGTCGGCTTCGTCACGCGCGGCAGTGGCGTATCGGTTCACCGCGCGGACTGCGTCAACGTGGACTCCCTCTCCCAGGAGCCCGAGCGGATGCTGGAGGTCGAGTGGGCGCCCACCCAGTCCTCCGTCTTCCTGGTCGCCAT
- a CDS encoding adenine phosphoribosyltransferase produces the protein MTAPLSEDVRALLLGRIKDVPDYPKPGVMFKDITPLLADPKAFAALTDTLVELAGLYGATKIVGLEARGFILAAPVAVQAGIGFVPVRKAGKLPGATLAQSYELEYGTAEIEVHAEDLSAGDRVMVIDDVLATGGTAEASLSLIRRAGAQVAGVAVLMELSFLPGRAKLADSLAGAPLDALIVV, from the coding sequence TTGACCGCGCCGCTGTCCGAGGACGTCCGGGCCCTGTTGCTCGGCCGGATCAAGGACGTACCGGACTACCCGAAGCCGGGCGTGATGTTCAAGGACATCACCCCGCTGCTGGCGGACCCCAAGGCGTTCGCCGCACTGACGGACACGCTGGTGGAGCTGGCCGGGCTGTACGGCGCGACGAAGATCGTCGGGCTGGAGGCGCGGGGGTTCATCCTCGCGGCTCCGGTCGCCGTGCAGGCCGGGATCGGCTTCGTGCCGGTGCGCAAGGCCGGGAAGCTGCCGGGTGCGACGCTGGCGCAGTCGTACGAGCTGGAGTACGGCACCGCGGAGATCGAGGTCCACGCGGAGGACCTGTCGGCCGGTGACCGGGTCATGGTCATCGACGACGTGCTGGCCACCGGTGGTACCGCGGAGGCCTCGCTCTCGCTGATCCGGCGGGCCGGGGCGCAGGTCGCGGGCGTGGCGGTCCTGATGGAGCTGTCGTTCCTGCCGGGGCGGGCCAAGCTGGCCGATTCCCTGGCGGGGGCTCCGCTGGACGCGCTGATCGTGGTCTGA